In Polypterus senegalus isolate Bchr_013 chromosome 12, ASM1683550v1, whole genome shotgun sequence, the following are encoded in one genomic region:
- the ascc2 gene encoding activating signal cointegrator 1 complex subunit 2 isoform X1 translates to MSKLLKMAKSNVPLDELQVTERDPRTGKEISQPALHPNRCEDRCFVLYKPPSQDGSPADVEEYLELAQFIAEDLDWVLSLPHDKFWCQVVFDESLQKCLESYLRLAPRGFDSDMTTSPAVSDMQKHLHRSVFFTFLRMATHKESKDHFITPAVFGEIIYNNFLFDIPKILDLCVLYGKGNGPLLHKMIENIFSQQEAYYSDLDETIPTVLQVLDNILKKCGLQMDGAFTGEPQKLGVQGAPSLMDISLMDFVDVVQFLCDTCTTLCSFLDIFPTACKTFQNHKFLTRLACFYEILVPELETAIRRRTSEDKRIQEDLWTRLCHSQKKMIEIAHFLINYCCLQPILESSSSENINLFVEDFLQIFTTLIQEKRFLADYDEQFPVADDISLLQQVSPFLDDTRTSYILQGVESAWEGLGRKKHGVPTTHTSHPEPHKLEAEGAVGGSEAQPQREINKNTSKPSQVSVSSGELESLIFQVQDLLPDLGEGFIMACLEEYAFDSEVVINNILESKLLPNLEKLDRTLPRPKKEVSTVLSSRCNIFDDDEFDVFNRDHVDTSCIWKGKRQRGSARALVNDKQHVKEQKERYKSYEVVVEEIPVGEGSRDGFYTDNYDDEYDDTYDANQVGANDQDDDTELLSRRPFTTPLILSTKNKQELENERDDNEDDDYKEEEKNNGPMRDLFIQDPAVLREQAEARRAAQYHRRGFKPDSSANVTGAPRGRGQSKETVQERRKKESHKSTRANHNRRAMADRKRNKGMIPS, encoded by the exons CACCCAAACAGGTGTGAAGATCGTTGTTTTGTGCTATATAAGCCACCTTCACAAGATGGCTCACCAGCCGATGTAGAAGAATACCTGGAACTGGCTCAGTTTATTGCTGAGGATTTGGATTGGGTTTTGTCCCTGCCACATGATAAATTTTGGTGCCAG GTGGTGTTTGACGAGTCTCTACAGAAATGTCTGGAATCATACCTTCGTCTGGCACCCCGTGGTTTTGACAGTGACATGACAACATCGCCAGCGGTTAGTGACATGCAGAAGCATCTTCATCGCAGTGTCTTCTTCACATTTCTCCGAATGGCAACTCATAAAGAGTCTAAG gATCATTTCATTACTCCTGCTGTATTTGGAGAAATTATATACAACAATTTTCTTTTTGATATCCCTAAAATCTTAGATCTGTGTGTGttatatgggaaaggaaatgGTCCTCTTTTACACAAAATGATTG aaaATATCTTTTCGCAACAGGAAGCTTACTATAGTGATCTGGATGAAACTATCCCTACTGTGCTTCAG GTGCTAGATAACATTCTTAAGAAATGTGGCTTGCAAATGGATGGGGCCTTTACAGGAGAGCCTCAGAAACTTGGGGTACAGGGCGCTCCCTCTCTTATGGATATCAGTTTAATG gaTTTTGTGGACGTGGTGCAATTCTTGTGTGATACATGTACCACCCTTTGTTCATTCCTTGATATTTTCCCAACAGCctgcaaaacttttcaaaatcACAAATTTCTTACCAG GCTGGCTTGTTTCTATGAGATACTTGTTCCTGAGCTTGAGACAGCTATCAGGAGAAGAACATCTGAAGATAAGAG AATTCAGGAGGATTTATGGACAAGACTTTGCCATTCACAAAAGAAGATGATTGAAATCGCACATTTTCTTATCAACTATTGCTGTTTGCAGCCCATTCTGGAAAGCAG cagcTCAGAGAATATCAATCTATTTGTGGAAGATTTCCTGCAGATTTTTACAACACTTATTCAGGAAAAAAG gtttcttgcagactatgatgaacagtttcctgtagCAGATGATATCAGCTTATTACAGCAAGTTTCTCCGTTCCT TGATGACACTAGAACTTCGTACATCCTCCAAGGTGTTGAATCTGCCTGGGAAGGGTTGGGCAGGAAAAAGCATGGTGTCCCCACAACCCACACATCTCATCCTGAGCCACACAAACTTGAGGCTGAAGGTGCTGTGGGCGGATCAGAGGCACAACCTCAGAGGGAAATCAATAAAAAC ACTTCAAAGCCATCACAAGTCTCGGTAAGTTCTGGGGAACTGGAATCGTTAATATTCCAGGTCCAAGACCTGCTCCCTGATCTGGGGGAAGGGTTCATCATGGCCTGCTTGGAGGAGTATGCCTTTGATTCAGAGGTTGTCATCAACAACATCCTGGaaagcaaactgttgccaaacctggagaagctggaccgCACTCTGCCGAG GCCTAAAAAAGAAGTTTCAACAGTACTCAGCTCCAGGTGTAATATTTTTGATGACGACGAGTTTGACGTGTTTAACCGGGATCACGTTGACACGTCTTGCATCTGGAAAGGAAAAAG ACAAAGGGGAAGTGCCCGTGCCTTAGTAAATGATAAGCAGCATGTCAAAGAGCAGAAAGAAAGATACAAATCTTATGAAGTGGTGGTGGAGGAAATTCCTGTCGGTGAAGGCAGCAGAGATGGTTTCTACACGGACAACTATGATGATGAGTATGATGACACATATGATGCCAACCAGGTCGGTGCCAACGATCAGGATGACGACACTGAGCTTCTTAGTCGCAG ACCTTTTACCACTCCCTTGATCCTGTCTACCAAGAATAAACAAGAGCTAGAGAACGAGCGAGATGACAATGAAGATGACGACTACAAAGAAGAAGAGAAG AATAACGGCCCAATGCGAGATCTGTTCATTCAGGACCCTGCTGTTCTCCGTGAACAGGCAGAAGCTAGAAGAGCTGCCCAGTACCACAGAAGAGG GTTTAAACCAGACAGTTCTGCGAATGTGACCGGTGCACCACGAGGACGCGGTCAAAGTAAAGAAACGGTGCAGGAGCGCCGCAAGAAGGAAAGCCACAAGTCAACCCGTGCCAATCACAACCGAAGGGCGATGGCAGATAGGAAGAGAAACAAGGGCATGATCCCCTCGTGA
- the ascc2 gene encoding activating signal cointegrator 1 complex subunit 2 isoform X2: MSKLLKMAKSNVPLDELQVTERDPRTGKEISQPALHPNRCEDRCFVLYKPPSQDGSPADVEEYLELAQFIAEDLDWVLSLPHDKFWCQVVFDESLQKCLESYLRLAPRGFDSDMTTSPAVSDMQKHLHRSVFFTFLRMATHKESKDHFITPAVFGEIIYNNFLFDIPKILDLCVLYGKGNGPLLHKMIENIFSQQEAYYSDLDETIPTVLQVLDNILKKCGLQMDGAFTGEPQKLGVQGAPSLMDISLMDFVDVVQFLCDTCTTLCSFLDIFPTACKTFQNHKFLTRLACFYEILVPELETAIRRRTSEDKRIQEDLWTRLCHSQKKMIEIAHFLINYCCLQPILESSSENINLFVEDFLQIFTTLIQEKRFLADYDEQFPVADDISLLQQVSPFLDDTRTSYILQGVESAWEGLGRKKHGVPTTHTSHPEPHKLEAEGAVGGSEAQPQREINKNTSKPSQVSVSSGELESLIFQVQDLLPDLGEGFIMACLEEYAFDSEVVINNILESKLLPNLEKLDRTLPRPKKEVSTVLSSRCNIFDDDEFDVFNRDHVDTSCIWKGKRQRGSARALVNDKQHVKEQKERYKSYEVVVEEIPVGEGSRDGFYTDNYDDEYDDTYDANQVGANDQDDDTELLSRRPFTTPLILSTKNKQELENERDDNEDDDYKEEEKNNGPMRDLFIQDPAVLREQAEARRAAQYHRRGFKPDSSANVTGAPRGRGQSKETVQERRKKESHKSTRANHNRRAMADRKRNKGMIPS, encoded by the exons CACCCAAACAGGTGTGAAGATCGTTGTTTTGTGCTATATAAGCCACCTTCACAAGATGGCTCACCAGCCGATGTAGAAGAATACCTGGAACTGGCTCAGTTTATTGCTGAGGATTTGGATTGGGTTTTGTCCCTGCCACATGATAAATTTTGGTGCCAG GTGGTGTTTGACGAGTCTCTACAGAAATGTCTGGAATCATACCTTCGTCTGGCACCCCGTGGTTTTGACAGTGACATGACAACATCGCCAGCGGTTAGTGACATGCAGAAGCATCTTCATCGCAGTGTCTTCTTCACATTTCTCCGAATGGCAACTCATAAAGAGTCTAAG gATCATTTCATTACTCCTGCTGTATTTGGAGAAATTATATACAACAATTTTCTTTTTGATATCCCTAAAATCTTAGATCTGTGTGTGttatatgggaaaggaaatgGTCCTCTTTTACACAAAATGATTG aaaATATCTTTTCGCAACAGGAAGCTTACTATAGTGATCTGGATGAAACTATCCCTACTGTGCTTCAG GTGCTAGATAACATTCTTAAGAAATGTGGCTTGCAAATGGATGGGGCCTTTACAGGAGAGCCTCAGAAACTTGGGGTACAGGGCGCTCCCTCTCTTATGGATATCAGTTTAATG gaTTTTGTGGACGTGGTGCAATTCTTGTGTGATACATGTACCACCCTTTGTTCATTCCTTGATATTTTCCCAACAGCctgcaaaacttttcaaaatcACAAATTTCTTACCAG GCTGGCTTGTTTCTATGAGATACTTGTTCCTGAGCTTGAGACAGCTATCAGGAGAAGAACATCTGAAGATAAGAG AATTCAGGAGGATTTATGGACAAGACTTTGCCATTCACAAAAGAAGATGATTGAAATCGCACATTTTCTTATCAACTATTGCTGTTTGCAGCCCATTCTGGAAAGCAG cTCAGAGAATATCAATCTATTTGTGGAAGATTTCCTGCAGATTTTTACAACACTTATTCAGGAAAAAAG gtttcttgcagactatgatgaacagtttcctgtagCAGATGATATCAGCTTATTACAGCAAGTTTCTCCGTTCCT TGATGACACTAGAACTTCGTACATCCTCCAAGGTGTTGAATCTGCCTGGGAAGGGTTGGGCAGGAAAAAGCATGGTGTCCCCACAACCCACACATCTCATCCTGAGCCACACAAACTTGAGGCTGAAGGTGCTGTGGGCGGATCAGAGGCACAACCTCAGAGGGAAATCAATAAAAAC ACTTCAAAGCCATCACAAGTCTCGGTAAGTTCTGGGGAACTGGAATCGTTAATATTCCAGGTCCAAGACCTGCTCCCTGATCTGGGGGAAGGGTTCATCATGGCCTGCTTGGAGGAGTATGCCTTTGATTCAGAGGTTGTCATCAACAACATCCTGGaaagcaaactgttgccaaacctggagaagctggaccgCACTCTGCCGAG GCCTAAAAAAGAAGTTTCAACAGTACTCAGCTCCAGGTGTAATATTTTTGATGACGACGAGTTTGACGTGTTTAACCGGGATCACGTTGACACGTCTTGCATCTGGAAAGGAAAAAG ACAAAGGGGAAGTGCCCGTGCCTTAGTAAATGATAAGCAGCATGTCAAAGAGCAGAAAGAAAGATACAAATCTTATGAAGTGGTGGTGGAGGAAATTCCTGTCGGTGAAGGCAGCAGAGATGGTTTCTACACGGACAACTATGATGATGAGTATGATGACACATATGATGCCAACCAGGTCGGTGCCAACGATCAGGATGACGACACTGAGCTTCTTAGTCGCAG ACCTTTTACCACTCCCTTGATCCTGTCTACCAAGAATAAACAAGAGCTAGAGAACGAGCGAGATGACAATGAAGATGACGACTACAAAGAAGAAGAGAAG AATAACGGCCCAATGCGAGATCTGTTCATTCAGGACCCTGCTGTTCTCCGTGAACAGGCAGAAGCTAGAAGAGCTGCCCAGTACCACAGAAGAGG GTTTAAACCAGACAGTTCTGCGAATGTGACCGGTGCACCACGAGGACGCGGTCAAAGTAAAGAAACGGTGCAGGAGCGCCGCAAGAAGGAAAGCCACAAGTCAACCCGTGCCAATCACAACCGAAGGGCGATGGCAGATAGGAAGAGAAACAAGGGCATGATCCCCTCGTGA
- the ascc2 gene encoding activating signal cointegrator 1 complex subunit 2 isoform X3: MAKSNVPLDELQVTERDPRTGKEISQPALHPNRCEDRCFVLYKPPSQDGSPADVEEYLELAQFIAEDLDWVLSLPHDKFWCQVVFDESLQKCLESYLRLAPRGFDSDMTTSPAVSDMQKHLHRSVFFTFLRMATHKESKDHFITPAVFGEIIYNNFLFDIPKILDLCVLYGKGNGPLLHKMIENIFSQQEAYYSDLDETIPTVLQVLDNILKKCGLQMDGAFTGEPQKLGVQGAPSLMDISLMDFVDVVQFLCDTCTTLCSFLDIFPTACKTFQNHKFLTRLACFYEILVPELETAIRRRTSEDKRIQEDLWTRLCHSQKKMIEIAHFLINYCCLQPILESSSSENINLFVEDFLQIFTTLIQEKRFLADYDEQFPVADDISLLQQVSPFLDDTRTSYILQGVESAWEGLGRKKHGVPTTHTSHPEPHKLEAEGAVGGSEAQPQREINKNTSKPSQVSVSSGELESLIFQVQDLLPDLGEGFIMACLEEYAFDSEVVINNILESKLLPNLEKLDRTLPRPKKEVSTVLSSRCNIFDDDEFDVFNRDHVDTSCIWKGKRQRGSARALVNDKQHVKEQKERYKSYEVVVEEIPVGEGSRDGFYTDNYDDEYDDTYDANQVGANDQDDDTELLSRRPFTTPLILSTKNKQELENERDDNEDDDYKEEEKNNGPMRDLFIQDPAVLREQAEARRAAQYHRRGFKPDSSANVTGAPRGRGQSKETVQERRKKESHKSTRANHNRRAMADRKRNKGMIPS; encoded by the exons CACCCAAACAGGTGTGAAGATCGTTGTTTTGTGCTATATAAGCCACCTTCACAAGATGGCTCACCAGCCGATGTAGAAGAATACCTGGAACTGGCTCAGTTTATTGCTGAGGATTTGGATTGGGTTTTGTCCCTGCCACATGATAAATTTTGGTGCCAG GTGGTGTTTGACGAGTCTCTACAGAAATGTCTGGAATCATACCTTCGTCTGGCACCCCGTGGTTTTGACAGTGACATGACAACATCGCCAGCGGTTAGTGACATGCAGAAGCATCTTCATCGCAGTGTCTTCTTCACATTTCTCCGAATGGCAACTCATAAAGAGTCTAAG gATCATTTCATTACTCCTGCTGTATTTGGAGAAATTATATACAACAATTTTCTTTTTGATATCCCTAAAATCTTAGATCTGTGTGTGttatatgggaaaggaaatgGTCCTCTTTTACACAAAATGATTG aaaATATCTTTTCGCAACAGGAAGCTTACTATAGTGATCTGGATGAAACTATCCCTACTGTGCTTCAG GTGCTAGATAACATTCTTAAGAAATGTGGCTTGCAAATGGATGGGGCCTTTACAGGAGAGCCTCAGAAACTTGGGGTACAGGGCGCTCCCTCTCTTATGGATATCAGTTTAATG gaTTTTGTGGACGTGGTGCAATTCTTGTGTGATACATGTACCACCCTTTGTTCATTCCTTGATATTTTCCCAACAGCctgcaaaacttttcaaaatcACAAATTTCTTACCAG GCTGGCTTGTTTCTATGAGATACTTGTTCCTGAGCTTGAGACAGCTATCAGGAGAAGAACATCTGAAGATAAGAG AATTCAGGAGGATTTATGGACAAGACTTTGCCATTCACAAAAGAAGATGATTGAAATCGCACATTTTCTTATCAACTATTGCTGTTTGCAGCCCATTCTGGAAAGCAG cagcTCAGAGAATATCAATCTATTTGTGGAAGATTTCCTGCAGATTTTTACAACACTTATTCAGGAAAAAAG gtttcttgcagactatgatgaacagtttcctgtagCAGATGATATCAGCTTATTACAGCAAGTTTCTCCGTTCCT TGATGACACTAGAACTTCGTACATCCTCCAAGGTGTTGAATCTGCCTGGGAAGGGTTGGGCAGGAAAAAGCATGGTGTCCCCACAACCCACACATCTCATCCTGAGCCACACAAACTTGAGGCTGAAGGTGCTGTGGGCGGATCAGAGGCACAACCTCAGAGGGAAATCAATAAAAAC ACTTCAAAGCCATCACAAGTCTCGGTAAGTTCTGGGGAACTGGAATCGTTAATATTCCAGGTCCAAGACCTGCTCCCTGATCTGGGGGAAGGGTTCATCATGGCCTGCTTGGAGGAGTATGCCTTTGATTCAGAGGTTGTCATCAACAACATCCTGGaaagcaaactgttgccaaacctggagaagctggaccgCACTCTGCCGAG GCCTAAAAAAGAAGTTTCAACAGTACTCAGCTCCAGGTGTAATATTTTTGATGACGACGAGTTTGACGTGTTTAACCGGGATCACGTTGACACGTCTTGCATCTGGAAAGGAAAAAG ACAAAGGGGAAGTGCCCGTGCCTTAGTAAATGATAAGCAGCATGTCAAAGAGCAGAAAGAAAGATACAAATCTTATGAAGTGGTGGTGGAGGAAATTCCTGTCGGTGAAGGCAGCAGAGATGGTTTCTACACGGACAACTATGATGATGAGTATGATGACACATATGATGCCAACCAGGTCGGTGCCAACGATCAGGATGACGACACTGAGCTTCTTAGTCGCAG ACCTTTTACCACTCCCTTGATCCTGTCTACCAAGAATAAACAAGAGCTAGAGAACGAGCGAGATGACAATGAAGATGACGACTACAAAGAAGAAGAGAAG AATAACGGCCCAATGCGAGATCTGTTCATTCAGGACCCTGCTGTTCTCCGTGAACAGGCAGAAGCTAGAAGAGCTGCCCAGTACCACAGAAGAGG GTTTAAACCAGACAGTTCTGCGAATGTGACCGGTGCACCACGAGGACGCGGTCAAAGTAAAGAAACGGTGCAGGAGCGCCGCAAGAAGGAAAGCCACAAGTCAACCCGTGCCAATCACAACCGAAGGGCGATGGCAGATAGGAAGAGAAACAAGGGCATGATCCCCTCGTGA